The following are from one region of the Magallana gigas chromosome 4, xbMagGiga1.1, whole genome shotgun sequence genome:
- the LOC105318584 gene encoding chondroitin proteoglycan 2 yields the protein MVPRALLVTALVFLAGPVSGEDLVCTSNFERIISSDCKTLHRCVWGKPVRMPDCSPGLIYSRQFGVCVYEGSEFDDCGTQKATEDPCTSQPCHHGGGCKTSEDGKSFTCLCPAEYGGPTCEKELTIEEICRTQSYYRAPHPQYCQIYYDCTTKYTWVPIYFEQHMRECEYPLLFSEQTLKCENYTEVKCGNRTEYKSACQYLSHRCGSAHCAPCALYHPSCEGKQDGVYQHGYKSESPWFMVCKDERFVSDGLCPPDPILHVESRVYEGECTSLYNIPKDKGGIMPDCSELEDGSYTEGKEETDIYFRCEKGETTVLRCPAGQIFDKDTENCK from the exons ATGGTACCACGAGCGTTGTTGGTGACGGCTTTGGTGTTCCTGGCTGGGCCGGTGAGTGGGGAGGATTTGGTCTGTACCTCCAACTTTGAGAGGATTATCTCTAGCGATTGTAAGACCCTCCACCGGTGTGTGTGGGGTAAGCCAGTGAGGATGCCAGACTGTAGCCCCGGGCTCATCTACAGCCGACAGTTCGGGGTGTGTGTTTACGAGGGCAGCGAGTTTGATGACTGCGGAACCCAGAAAG CCACGGAAGACCCTTGCACCAGTCAACCGTGCCACCATGGAGGAGGATGTAAGACCTCAGAGGACGGCAAATCCTTCACGTGTCTGTGCCCTGCGGAGTACGGCGGGCCCACGTGCGAGAAAG AGCTCACAATAGAGGAAATCTGCAGGACTCAGTCCTACTACCGAGCCCCCCACCCCCAGTATTGTCAGATCTACTATGACTGTACCACCAAATACACCTGGGTCCCAATATACTTCGAGCAACACATGCGAGAATGCGAATACCCTTTGTTGTTCTCGGAGCAAACGTTAAAATGCGAGAATTACACTGAAGTGAAATGTGGAAACAGAACAGAGTATAAGTCAGCTT GTCAGTATCTTTCGCACCGGTGTGGATCAGCCCATTGTGCACCTTGTGCTCTTTACCATCCTAGCTGTGAAGGGAAACAAGATGGCGTCTATCAACATGGTTACAAATCTGAGTCTCCATGGTTCATGGTTTGCAAGGATGAAAGATTCGTCTCTGATGGACTTTGTCCTCCTGATCCAATTTTGCACGTGGAGTCACGAGTATATGAAGGAGAATGCACGAGCTTATACAATATACCCAAGGACAAGGGAGGAATCATGCCCGACTGTTCAGAGCTCGAGGACGGCAGTTACACGGAAGGGAAAGAAGAGACAGATATTTACTTCCGGTGCGAAAAAGGGGAAACAACCGTGTTAAGATGTCCCGCGGGACAGATCTTCGACAAGGATACAGAGAACTGCAAATAA